The Acidobacteriota bacterium genome includes a window with the following:
- the fbp gene encoding fructose-1,6-bisphosphate aldolase/phosphatase — MKTTLSIIKADIGSIGGHIRPSNALVEEVRRILKTKGKDVVLDFHISFTGDDIAILFSHKRGVGDSKIHKLAWDAFLAGTAVAKKQGLYGAGQDLLKDSFSGNVKGMGPAVAEIEFEERQNEPFIMFAADKTEPGAYNLPLFLAFTDPMHNAGLILSPKMKSGFKFVVMDVSYTKGDKMIELNSPEETYDIAALLRDNQRFVIEAIHSRDEADQVVAVSTTRLHNIAGKYTGKDDPVMIVRTQGAFPATGEVLSPFSVAHFVSGFMRGSHNGPLMPVKINSPVSYFDGPPIVSAQAFCVHDGILTEPADAFDHPYWDYVRMNASRKAQELRMQGFSGPAMLGYDELEYGGIVERMNKLGKKFKIRK; from the coding sequence ATGAAGACAACATTAAGCATCATCAAGGCGGATATTGGAAGTATCGGTGGCCATATCAGGCCAAGCAACGCGCTCGTGGAGGAAGTCAGGAGGATACTGAAAACGAAAGGGAAAGATGTCGTTCTCGATTTTCATATAAGCTTCACCGGCGATGACATTGCCATTCTTTTCTCGCACAAGAGAGGTGTGGGGGATAGTAAGATCCACAAGCTTGCCTGGGATGCATTCCTCGCAGGGACGGCGGTTGCAAAGAAGCAGGGTCTGTATGGAGCAGGTCAGGATCTTCTGAAGGATTCCTTCTCAGGCAATGTCAAGGGAATGGGACCGGCCGTCGCTGAGATAGAATTCGAAGAGAGGCAGAACGAACCGTTCATCATGTTCGCGGCGGACAAGACTGAACCAGGAGCCTACAATCTTCCACTCTTCCTTGCCTTCACGGACCCGATGCATAATGCTGGATTGATCCTGAGTCCCAAGATGAAAAGCGGGTTCAAGTTCGTCGTCATGGATGTCTCTTACACGAAGGGGGATAAAATGATTGAGCTTAATTCCCCCGAAGAAACATACGACATTGCCGCTCTTCTAAGGGACAACCAGAGGTTCGTCATCGAAGCAATCCATTCGAGGGACGAGGCAGACCAGGTCGTTGCCGTCAGCACGACTCGCCTCCACAACATCGCGGGAAAATATACTGGGAAAGACGACCCCGTCATGATAGTGAGGACTCAGGGAGCCTTTCCCGCCACTGGAGAAGTTCTGTCTCCATTCAGCGTTGCCCACTTTGTGTCGGGCTTCATGCGGGGAAGCCACAATGGGCCTCTCATGCCCGTAAAGATAAACTCCCCCGTCTCTTACTTCGATGGGCCTCCGATAGTGAGCGCCCAGGCTTTCTGCGTGCACGACGGGATCCTTACTGAGCCGGCGGATGCCTTCGATCATCCTTACTGGGATTATGTGCGGATGAACGCCTCTAGGAAAGCGCAGGAGCTCAGGATGCAAGGCTTCTCGGGTCCTGCCATGCTGGGTTATGATGAGCTGGAATATGGCGGGATTGTCGAGAGGATGAACAAACTCGGCAAGAAGTTCAAGATCAGAAAGTAA
- the lysS gene encoding lysine--tRNA ligase: MANCFRCGRFLGELDEWKKMDTEKGAICYMCFNEIGVAERMSRSTSEEIKKHWADQEVDRILSERKEYHLSTGISPSGEIHIGNLREVVTADAIYRVLKERGVDADFHYIADDFDPLRKVYPFLDQAKYQPLVGKPLSEIPCPCERHNNYAEHFLLPFIESLKQLRIELKVYRASEVYKSKMMNPLVIQAMKKRDKLMEILEEMTGRKFEGSWFPFNPICNRCGRMTETTITAFSEEEETVSYACLCGDSGTVPMGGGGKLTWRVDWPARWRLFGVTVEPFGKDHATRGGSYDTGIRIMREVFEGEPPYPVPYEWISLKGMGDMSSSKGNVLSIEKVLTVVPPEIIRYMILKTKPLKSIAFDPGLPLLSLIDEYDDLESKRRDERAIILSRAAGFKSIDIPFRHIVVVAQIANFDIDNAIEILRRSGYLQVDREELERRMIYAKRWLAEFAPEEVKFEVRERTPEEAGSLSESQKRFLRILAERIGDRRSGEEIHQLIYSIAEEIEGVEPYGLFEAIYLSILGKERGPRAGWFLAFLDRQFVINRFQDAAGSKT, encoded by the coding sequence ATGGCCAATTGTTTCCGATGTGGAAGATTCCTGGGAGAACTTGACGAGTGGAAGAAGATGGATACTGAGAAGGGCGCCATCTGCTACATGTGCTTCAATGAGATCGGTGTAGCCGAGAGGATGAGCAGGAGCACTTCGGAGGAGATCAAGAAACACTGGGCCGATCAGGAGGTCGACAGGATCCTGAGCGAGAGAAAAGAATATCATCTGAGCACCGGGATATCACCTTCAGGAGAGATTCACATTGGTAACCTGAGAGAGGTCGTAACCGCCGATGCCATCTATCGCGTCCTGAAGGAGCGAGGAGTGGATGCTGATTTTCATTACATAGCCGATGATTTCGACCCCCTTAGGAAGGTCTATCCTTTCCTTGATCAGGCGAAATATCAACCCCTTGTCGGAAAGCCTCTCAGCGAGATTCCTTGTCCTTGCGAGAGGCACAACAATTATGCCGAGCACTTCCTGCTTCCCTTCATTGAATCTCTGAAACAGCTGAGGATAGAGTTGAAGGTCTACAGAGCGAGCGAGGTATATAAGAGCAAGATGATGAACCCTCTAGTTATCCAGGCGATGAAGAAAAGAGATAAGCTGATGGAGATACTTGAGGAGATGACGGGCAGAAAGTTCGAGGGCAGCTGGTTTCCTTTCAATCCCATCTGCAACAGATGCGGAAGGATGACCGAGACGACGATCACGGCATTTTCGGAGGAAGAGGAAACGGTTTCCTATGCCTGTCTATGTGGCGATTCAGGAACGGTTCCCATGGGTGGGGGAGGAAAGCTGACATGGAGAGTAGATTGGCCCGCGCGATGGAGGCTGTTCGGAGTGACGGTGGAGCCTTTTGGAAAAGATCACGCCACAAGGGGCGGCTCATACGACACAGGAATAAGGATCATGAGAGAGGTTTTTGAAGGCGAGCCTCCTTATCCGGTTCCATACGAATGGATCAGTCTGAAGGGAATGGGGGACATGTCATCGAGCAAGGGAAATGTGCTGAGTATAGAGAAAGTCCTTACAGTCGTCCCACCGGAGATCATCCGCTACATGATTCTGAAGACGAAGCCTCTCAAATCGATCGCATTCGACCCAGGCCTTCCACTCCTTTCTCTGATCGATGAGTACGATGACCTTGAATCGAAGCGAAGGGATGAGCGTGCCATCATACTGTCCAGGGCTGCCGGCTTCAAATCGATAGACATCCCATTCCGACACATCGTTGTCGTGGCTCAGATCGCCAATTTCGATATAGACAACGCCATAGAGATCCTCAGGAGAAGCGGCTATCTTCAGGTCGATCGGGAAGAACTCGAGCGAAGGATGATCTATGCAAAGAGATGGCTGGCGGAATTCGCTCCTGAGGAAGTGAAGTTCGAGGTTCGGGAAAGGACACCGGAGGAGGCAGGGAGTCTCTCCGAGTCTCAAAAGAGGTTTCTGAGGATACTTGCGGAAAGGATCGGCGACAGGAGAAGCGGGGAAGAGATCCATCAACTCATCTATTCCATTGCCGAAGAGATAGAGGGCGTGGAACCTTACGGTCTATTTGAAGCGATCTATCTTTCCATTCTCGGAAAAGAAAGAGGGCCGCGCGCTGGATGGTTTCTTGCTTTTCTCGATCGCCAATTTGTCATTAACCGGTTCCAGGATGCCGCGGGATCTAAAACTTAG
- a CDS encoding helix-turn-helix transcriptional regulator has product MEIDNNSIGLRIRRIRKEAKLRQRELAALLGTTQSAIHKYEHGIIPEPRRLLKLADIGHTSIEWILTGTHWENGSTGKERLTPDILALAKAFNNLDDEKRKVYRDAIDILEEAVRAIENKLKQKLEDADALKIAEVIKTLPKDLLEVLSVSSEIHRAIEKKIFSKQKSKLSKIRS; this is encoded by the coding sequence ATGGAGATCGATAATAACAGCATCGGTCTCAGGATCAGAAGAATCCGCAAAGAAGCAAAGCTTCGCCAGCGTGAGCTCGCCGCTCTCCTCGGAACAACACAATCTGCCATCCACAAGTATGAGCATGGAATCATTCCTGAACCGCGACGCCTCCTGAAGCTGGCAGATATCGGCCACACTTCGATTGAATGGATACTGACAGGCACGCACTGGGAAAACGGTTCAACCGGGAAGGAGCGGTTGACCCCGGATATCCTCGCCCTGGCCAAAGCCTTCAACAATCTTGACGATGAAAAGAGAAAAGTTTACAGGGATGCCATCGATATCCTCGAAGAAGCCGTCAGAGCCATCGAGAACAAATTGAAGCAGAAGCTCGAAGATGCCGACGCGTTGAAGATCGCCGAGGTCATCAAGACGCTTCCTAAGGATCTTCTCGAAGTTCTATCAGTATCTTCGGAAATTCACAGGGCCATCGAGAAGAAGATATTCTCCAAGCAAAAATCCAAACTCTCCAAAATAAGATCTTAG